A region from the Marinobacter sp. SS13-12 genome encodes:
- the fdh3B gene encoding formate dehydrogenase FDH3 subunit beta, whose amino-acid sequence MALEGQARAKFLCDAERCIECNACVTACKNEHEVPWGINRRRVVTIEDGKPGERSISVACMHCSDAPCMAVCPTDCFYQTEDGIVLHSKDLCIGCGYCFYACPFGAPQFPQAGNFGSRGKMDKCTFCAGGPEEDNSTAEFNKYGRNRIAEGKLPICAEMCSTKALLAGDGNDVADIYRQRVVNRGFGSGAWGWGTAYEKKGA is encoded by the coding sequence ATGGCACTTGAAGGACAAGCACGCGCAAAGTTTCTTTGCGATGCCGAACGCTGCATCGAATGTAATGCCTGCGTTACGGCCTGTAAGAATGAGCATGAAGTTCCCTGGGGCATCAACCGTCGCCGCGTGGTAACCATCGAAGATGGCAAACCTGGCGAGCGTTCGATCTCGGTGGCTTGCATGCACTGTTCAGACGCGCCTTGCATGGCCGTCTGTCCGACAGACTGCTTCTACCAGACCGAAGACGGAATCGTGTTGCATTCCAAGGATCTGTGTATTGGTTGTGGCTATTGCTTCTACGCCTGCCCCTTCGGCGCGCCCCAGTTCCCCCAGGCGGGCAACTTCGGCAGCCGGGGCAAGATGGACAAATGCACGTTCTGTGCAGGTGGTCCAGAGGAAGACAATTCGACAGCCGAATTCAACAAGTACGGTCGCAACCGTATCGCGGAGGGCAAGCTGCCGATCTGTGCGGAAATGTGCTCGACCAAAGCGCTGTTGGCCGGTGATGGCAACGACGTGGCAGACATCTATCGCCAGCGTGTGGTGAACCGTGGTTTCGGTTCAGGCGCCTGGGGATGGGGCAC